The following nucleotide sequence is from Bombus pyrosoma isolate SC7728 linkage group LG17, ASM1482585v1, whole genome shotgun sequence.
tatattataatatactactataatataatatggtAGAATAGAATACTATATTATGGTATATTATGATATCGAAAAACcgttaaaaagtattattaaatatacttatttacCACAATAATATTGCTATGCTTATTAACTATTAGAACCTAACCTCCACTTTTATATTAGTCTTTTGTTTCGCATACTACGGCATTTTTCGAAACCTAATTATCGTGTTATACGAAGGGTACctgtatataaattctttatgtattataaGATTCTACAATCTCTGCCTACCTTTATATAAGTTTCAagctaaataataattgttaataatttcaacaactttcaaacattttttacttttttaacttttaaaaagTCATACTTATACATACGACACATACAAGTACTTTCTGTAAGTGGCCTAATACCTGTGAACAGGGCTGTTTTACTAACATTTAAAAAGCTTTAACTTAATATAcatgattttatatacaatatatattttcaattttctcgctATGAATTATATCATACATAGTTTTGTCATCTTTTGATCGTTAActtattatatcaaatatttaataagtaattatCTTGATCAATCAGATTGTTCTCCGTGATAATGAGAGATCAGGCAAACATGACAGGAAATGATCCAAAATGGATCATTTTTGACGGCGATATAGATCCGATGTGGATCGAGTCATTAAACACTGTCATGGATGACAACAAAGTGTTAACTTTGGCTAGCAACGAAAGAATCGCTTTAACGGAACACATGAGGCTTCTCTTCGAGATTTCAAATCTTAGGTAATATGCAGCACTTTATCATTGGTAATTTTTTTGTCTAATGACTATAGCTAtcatcgtaaatattatagctGATTAACCACAAAAGGAGGCCTCAACTCCAATGACTTTGATCTTAAGATACGTCGTAGAGAGGCAGAGGCTAAATAACATACACTTTGTCCGAGGGCCTCAAAAGTTATGTTAAGTTGGATGTTTTGAATCATGGAATCTAACCTAACCTAATCATTGGTTACCACTATTAAGATCGCAATTCTATACAAATGCATATGAgatttcgtttttaattacttaCATTGGAGTAAACGTAATCTaacaaatatcattttctttttgtcataACTTTTGAATACGATCGTTCTACGTCTCGAAAGAAGCGTATGTTACTCGAAACTCTCCCTTCTACAACATATCcgaaatttaacaaaattggAGTGGAGGTCCCCTCTTCTgcatatttacaataatagtTATTTCTTCAGAATTCTATTAGTATTGAGATCACAAATCTCGATCGTAAATCAGTTTTTAAGTACCAATTGAGTGGCAATTGATCTTTGGTTTGCGAGTACAAATTTGCTAGAACATAGACTTCTTATCGATCTTCTTATCAGTCATCGGCGCAACATTTTTACTGTAAACGATGTCGTATTGCTGGGAACATTTTCAGAAGATTGGAAAATAGACTAATCTCCTATGACTGTTTTCCTCAAATTATAAGCGGAAGCTAAAGCACATTCAATATTTAcgtattgcaatataattatttattatatgacaTAAACAACAGTATGTCCTGTTTAACTGAAAATGCTCAAATAtctagaaaaatacaaatgatatgaaaaaatatttcaaacagaTGTTATATGATATGaagttgaaattgaaatgaaaacaatTGTAAATGGGTACCTTTATTTCTGATTACATATTCCTGTAGCTGACAATCAGTTTTCAAAACACAACAAACTCCTCTCTTTTGCACCATCGTTTCGGCTATCGAGACATGAGTTTTATGATTCTTTTTATGTTTCCAAAACAGTCAGTTCCGTGCAATCAATTTTAGGTTAGGTAATTCCTTGTACTGTTCTGTTGAATTTAAAAGTTCATCTCTCGATAGCGAATAGTCAAATTGATAGAAGTACGGTATGTCATCGCTGATACTACACAACTTCATCACAGAAATTTTTTCGTATCATTCCTATTATTCCAATGAGCGTTCTCAATAAAACAGGACATACTGTATAGATATACATACCTAATATGTTTGTTTACTGTCTTTAGTTATACTGTTTGTTCTAATACATGTAGAAATGctgtatttctatattaacatattgtaacattttatgtCTTTTTTACATGTGTGAATATTTCTTACAAGAGTTAAGTACTaagattggaaaataaatttcaggaCAGCAACGCCAGCTACTGTTTCTAGAGCAggaattctttatataaatccACAAGATATTGGGTGGTATCCGTaagtaaacatttatttacttttatagcCCATATAAGTTCTCTTAACTAAATTATAGCACGCTGAacttgacaaatatttttaattttttattataaagttatgttatataatatatgttgtatgtgttatacatacatatatgttatataattgttatcaatgaatgaattatcattattattattatttgaatagaTTTGCAACCAGCTGGATAGAAACAAGAGATCCAGCTGAGAGAGCGAACTTAACCATTCTGTTCGATAAATATGTACCATCCCTTGTAGAAATGACAAAATCTaggtttaaaaaaattacgcCATTACCAGAAATATGTCACGTGGAAATGCTTTGTAAATTACTGGACTATTTTCTGATTAAGGAAAATGTAACACCGGATTGCCCAAAGGAATGGTATAAATAAGACCTAAACAGTACTAAAATTTACGTACGCTTGAAAGAACTCGTTATCTATCGACATTatcaacaaatatttcaaatgaaatttattgtattcaAGGGAATTAATCGGATGAATATGTTTTGATCTTCttgatgaattatattttctgaGATATCAATGTAACCTTcagtttttttaataataacgtatatttttttattgcttacTGTTGTAGCCTCTTGAAGGACGAGTTCAGCGACCTACGAAAATATAACCTTCAGTTGACCTTGAATTTCATAACGAAACTATTTGTGGAGAACTTGAGTCGATTTTAGGATCGATACAGACCTTGCTGAGAGCGGGATGCAGTTATTactttccataaattttcatttcattcaaatattcaaagtcAATTGaacattacattacattatagaTCGTTGAATTCGTTCTTTTAGCAACTACAACATagtagaaaaagatatttgaaagattcgacatatttcagaaaataattcattcaaaaatcaaaatatattcatttgatCAGTTCCctcaaatacaataaattgtaGCATACAATTTAGTGAATATCATAGATTTTTTCAACCTACAACATATTGATAAAGgctatttaaaaagataagatataattaaaaaagtatcaCAAAGAATTCTAAGTGCATAAACGCAAATTAAGTAACAGAAAGTAAACAGGAAACagttaagaaagaaatttaatttaatatttgttgataataaattcaaataactaaaaataacaaataaaaaataaatgaaaagaatgaaacttAATAGTCATATGGATCGTTATCAGAATCTAACTTATGGCTGGCTAACCTCTCAATTTTTGTATCacaattgtaaatttcacTTGTAGCTTTAAATATGttgtcaattattattttgtaggGCTTTTCCTTTTGTAGGGATTGaggttaattttaaatttagttctaaagaaaaattaaaaatacataccCATAATTGTCGCGACACTTCCCTAacacatttgtaaaatttttctgaTTCAAATAAGACCAAACacgatgtaatttaaatttaggaTTGTGCGAGTAACCGAAATTATGGTCTCGGGTCCGGATCCGGAAAATTCGTCGACATACAAACATATTCGGGTCATATCAGAATCCGATTTTAGAATCGGAATCGGAAACTTAATTCAGAACGTAATCTTTTTGTTACCTTGTACTGAAAGTTTAAGGTTAACTTGTACttgaattaattgtaaatatttattgtaacaatttaaatgaaatttcagtgtGTTACTATTTTACTACACTTAAGCAGTGTTTAGGTGCAtgataacagaaaaattatgttcCTGTATGGCAGATgtacgaatatatttatacgtcaCTGAAATTGTAATCGGCTCAGGTTGGGACCCGAAACTTTGTGACCATATAAGTATCATTCTGTTtctgaattttacaatcagaTTTTGTACTTTAACTTTAAGACTCGGAATGATTTTCACATCGTTCtccaataaaaaaaacaaaatcgCACGGAAGCGTTATAAGTTTTCGGGATTCCGACCCAACCTGACCCGATTACAATTTCAGGTACCCGAACATTACAAACTTCTGAGATTGCAACCCAATTCCGAGTAAAATTCGCACACCCctaaattaaatcatatttacatacatatttaatagaaattaaaaatttgatagacAGAAAATAGGTTAATGTCATTAAATAAGGAAACATGTACCGAATTATATCGTGTCTGATCTTGCTTTAATCAGAAAAGCCTCACAGTTACATCGGCGTAAGTCTTTTTCAACAAaaagctaaaaataaaaacgtttcatcgttgcattattattatctcgCCGATatgctttttttctctttataatAAGCCGATTCTCGGACCTGTTTTCGCTTTTACTCACGCTGTCCTCTCTTAAAATTCGTAAGAATGATGGACCGTATCTATACTTAGCATCGATTCCTCCCTCTATAAACGCCTGGCTCAGATCCCAATTTTCGGGTGCCATAGGGGAATTTACCGTATTTCTTATCGTTTTTAAATGCTTTTCTATGTCCTCAATGCCTTTCTACAAACAGGTACGAATTATACTTTGCATTTGCCTGTATTTGGGCGTTCGGATCAGCGACCTTCCAAGATCAATTGATCGATTGGCGAAACGAGTTCAATAAGTGGTGGCAAAACGAATTTAAGTCTATTAAGTTTCCAATTGGCAGCaacgtatttaattttttcatcgaaaacgaaacaaagaagTTGATTCCATGGAGTGAGAAGATACAGACCTTTGAACTGGATCCTGATATACCTCTCCAAGTtcgtttaaacaatttttcatataaaaaagttctttagatattaaacaaatgttaaaataagataatttaaGTCTTTATTCTTCGACTCGCTTCTAGAACCTcatcctttctttttactgAAAGATCTGCTGTAAATGCTTTACGTAGATCTTTATTATACAGGgcatttcattttaatcgacCACAATCTAATCTGAACTATATGTTATTCGAAGAAGTGTTTCAAGTAAAGCTTGACGTGTGGAGGACTTTTCAACATCTCAAGGTGAGCTTTTTTTTGGATGgaactgtatattttttatacagtagagcttgaaagatatttcagtactaatttcatgaaattgaGTGTATAGAAGTCCAgcaaaacataaatataaaagcgttatctttccttgtatttaatatcttcttttgcagagaattaaaaaatgcatcaAATGATGTATAAAGTTTCCACTTTAAAAAGCAAAGGTAACATTGAAACCTCCAAGGTACATCCATCTAGATAAGATCATCAtaagaattattaacaaatgttTTCTGTCAAATGCTTGCATCAAGGTAACATTGTCGATATTCttctaatatttgtaaaatatattgtttaaagCAAGTTCTATTTGAAACacattttcgaataatatataGTTTAGCAGATGTAGTTTACGTGGACCTATTGTGATGAGACACCCTGTATTATACAATTTCctataattttgatatatacaGAGTGCACAAAAAGGTTGAAGAAAAACTTTAAAATAAGCAAAAAAGGTTTGAACAATCCCATGAACCCATTTGTACCTATgttcattgaaatttctttacttGTTTTGATGGGTGCTATATGCTCCTAAAAATTTTCCCTACTTTCTTGTGCAGCCTACATAAACacataaaatagaatttaaatagcATAAAAAAAATAGCTTGATGaatgaatgtaaaaatttattaaatattaaatgtaccatcttatacatatttgtCAATACCATAAGtaattcatttacattttgaaTGAAAGTTTAGTTCTTATCAAACTTGCAGTGGATAATGGACAGAGGCATAAAAGAGACGAAAGCTTATCCACAAATGTTTTTTGAAGTACAAAAACTCAGTCATTTACAGAAACATGTTCTGAtctggaatattttcaatattattaacgCCTTAAAAGTTATTCACAGGAATTGGCTCAAATGTGACACTAAGTATACAAAGACCTCAAATTTTTTTGCTTCATGATATTATGCTCTACGGATAAGAGTAGGAACCAAACATTTTGCAAATTAACATTAGTAATGTGATAACAATGGActagtttttcttttagtattgattattgtttttcgATGAGTACATTACgaattctttattcttctctAATTCTGTAAACAGCGTGATGAATAATGCAATACAAatgcaaaatacaaaataaatggGATAAGAATTTCGTGCACATCggtaaaatgcaaatataagACATACATTGTTCGAATTGTACTTGTACATTAGATGTTgatacaaacatttttcttttttcaatctACATGGATAATTTGGTATAGGGGGTTCTGTTTATCTATTATTTGTAAACTAcgaatgtttatacaaatttaaatatttgtaaatgcaattaaaaaatatctaagatctaaatagaattttcattcgcTTTTCAAaactttagatattttctacattgatctacatttttacacatttaaattttttgttaaatattcgtagtttacttatagatattattcttttcgttGAATGAACGATAATTACTACTATTCTTCTAacagtaaattaaataagtaaGATGACTATGTAGTAATATTATGCAGGGGCAGTacaataatgtatatttttaactctGTTAAACTTTTGCTAATTGAACGTGCatcttttgatttttttaaattattttacatttgtatatGTACTTTCGGGAAAATCTGCtaacgttaaattatatttaaatgtgtACTAATCTATATTGTGAATTTTGCTATTAAAATGATACATTTTCCTTCAGTCGTAAATATAACAGTCTTGTACTTTGTGTCACACAGTGTTTgcaaataatagataattgcGTTGGtttgaatattacataaatcgAAATATGTATCAAATTGATGTACTTCTATCAATATTATACCGTTAAAAATCAACAGTCTTAGGTTTTCGCGTATAacttatgatatatataattgaacgaataattgaattacatttttcaatattatttcattaaattcaattcTGGTGTAATAACATGGCATCCGAGGTGCTTCTACATCCGTTTTGATCTATATAATGGTTTTGAAAAGTCGAAATATTGCAACAGAAATGATAAACTTAATTTCTCCTTGAGTATATTCGTATGTCATAagataaaagttaatattttaatcaattgtTCAGAAAACGGTACAAGTTTGGCAAAATAAAACACATAGAATAAAGAGTTATAAGTAAAAATCTGGCAGATGgtcatttaatatataaaatttaaaaattcagcTATTAGAGACTGTAACCTATCTCATTtgactaatattattatttgagaaattataaCGCGACAGagatttaagaatttaattagtTACTTGATCCTGTTAGTGTCTCTGAATCTGAGTCCATGTTTGAGACTTCTACTAGCTCATTGACTTTTAGTACTCCACGTACATGTTCGTTGGCGATGAATGGTATTTGTATTCCAGCTAATTCTACGTGTTTCCCAGGCTCGATTTTTGATTTGATGATAAAATCCCTCCCGAATATGCCATCAGTCTCTATGTAAAAGTCATCAGAAACTACTCGACAAGGATGTAGTACAGTTTTGTTGTTTATGTGTATACTTAAGCATATTAAACATATGGTTTCAACCCGAGCGCCATGTGCATCCTCTAAAACGAGGACTTCTTTAGCAGTAGTTACATCGTCCTTTAACTTCCctatttttatcattgtaATTGGACAGCTTATACCAATcatcatttttccttttgcaTCCTTCAGTTCAGGGGTTGAGATCTCGATAATATCTTTATGAGAAGACATTAAATATTCACGGTAAGCTCCTATTGTTGATAGGCACGACATTTCTGTATCGATGCTCGATGTGGCTTTGCCGCTGGTACTAGGTTGGTTCTGGGGACATTGACCAGGTATTTTTTTTACCAAAGCTTTTTTGCAATTCTGCCTAGCTGAATCTATTATGAATCTTTTATCTCTCTGAAGGGATCTACACTTCACGAGATCATGTCCTGCTTTTTTACAGTATTCGCATATAAGCGTGTAACAATCTTTTGTGGAATGTCCTACCCGCTGGCATCTTCCACAAAAATCTGTCgatctattttctattttccttctCTTAGGCATCTCGATTCACTTCTTGATCCTTTATGTCCtgaattattatgttattagattattttttatcattttatatcatattattatattatttattattatattattattgtattatataactaTCGTACATTTGCTATTCTTATTTGTTAGTCTTATTTTGATTGTAAATAGTTCAAAACTGTTCTATTAATAGAtggattaatatatatatatacatataatatattaatatatatatacatatatatacatataatatattaatatatatatacatatatatacatataatatatatatatacatataatatatatatatatatacatataatatattgatatatatatacatatatatacatatatatactacaatatataataatatataataatacatctATTAAGATATATATCTTCCTACAATACATTTCGAGAATTCTACGAAAGTACTGCTTATAAATAACATCTAATCTTAAACATACACACACTTACTTTATAGcaaagtattaataaaaacagtACCTCTGAATTCCTTTAGAACGTGAAAGATTAAATGAATGATTAAGGTTAAAATTTACCTCGTTATCCGGTTAGTCTGATCCGAGTTGAAATAAAGGTTTGCTCAAAACTCGTCCTACGCCTCACTCTTAAGATTTGATGTTGACTGTTGATCAGTAATTCGTGCTATTCTTGTTCGTTGTTGTCGATTCTcgaatcaaaattttcaaactcggaaaattaaggaaagaagaagtaaaGAACGCGCCGAGCTGGCCAATGTtcgcaatttataaaatagttagaataagaaagggaaagaggaCTGAACAATTGATATAGTAGGTATAAAGTAGATAAGATAGCGCAACGACAGAATGCGAATTACTTTAAAGGCGGTTAGACGTTTACTCTACTATGTTTGAATGAGCAATACTAAGTACGGCGTCGAACATAACGCAGGCCAGAATCCTATTCGTAATAGAATGATAGAGCGTTGACCAATGAAGAATTACTTGATTTCCTAAATATTGGCAACGCTCATAAAAACCGCCTTTAAGATAATGGAGCGAAATATACGTTATCCAAGCGAAAGAACACAAGGCATCGGTACAAGTTACTTACATAGGGGTCGAACTCCCGATTAGCGGTTTATGGTGTGTCAATGTAATTGAGACGCAGAGAAAAACACTGACTTCTTCTACCAACTATGCTTTATGTTATAGAATTGTTATATGAATTCTTTAATAATGCTGGTCCTTTTCCATCGAAAAAGAATACAGTAATTTGGGTTCAGAAGTTAACTCGCTGAAGAATCAattgataaaagatataataggTAATATGAGAACactacaattataattttggaAACCCGCGAGATAGAGAGAAGCAGACATGATTTGTAGACGTATTTAACTTTACTTTTATCCCGATATAACGTCGAAAATAACAGGTGGCACCCAGCAATCCCTATacttattataacaataaaataataacgtatattgaatattaagcTGGGATAACCTCTAAACTAATAGTGTGTGGTTACCCGAAATCACGTGTACCCACCGGCAGgtaataaacaaattagtTCTTTCAGTCAATTACCTGTAGCATTGAGTACAAGTTAGTAAGAGGTCATAAATGCTTATGACTTTATGACGAATAGAAGATTCTGCTTGTCACAAACACCTGGCAGACCAGCAGACCATATTTTAAGAGGTGAATACCTGGAACACATGAAAATCatacgttttgtagcatttcctattttttatttctatagaGTATATGAattcaatagaaaatttgttttacggCATTTATTATATGACTACTTATGAACAGAAATATaaccttttttatttattttcaagaaaatggcGATGCGTAATGAGAAACGTAAAATTGACCTATCCATCAACGTTACACACTTTTCAGAACTAATGCGACGTAAACCAAAAAACCAGAAATTTTCATGTCTTACGTGAGCTACGGAAGTACATAaggattttaaaaaatacgcaCTTTAGTGAAAATAGCGGGTTTTTGAAGGAAACCTTGTCTTGTCCATGAAAGAAGATATCTTTGTCGTGCGACTCGTGCCACGCATCACCGCCATAgttgaaaagatataaaaaaaatatttttctattcattaataattctatgcctaataaatgttataa
It contains:
- the LOC122576873 gene encoding uncharacterized protein LOC122576873, with the translated sequence MPKRRKIENRSTDFCGRCQRVGHSTKDCYTLICEYCKKAGHDLVKCRSLQRDKRFIIDSARQNCKKALVKKIPGQCPQNQPSTSGKATSSIDTEMSCLSTIGAYREYLMSSHKDIIEISTPELKDAKGKMMIGISCPITMIKIGKLKDDVTTAKEVLVLEDAHGARVETICLICLSIHINNKTVLHPCRVVSDDFYIETDGIFGRDFIIKSKIEPGKHVELAGIQIPFIANEHVRGVLKVNELVEVSNMDSDSETLTGSSN